The Candidatus Methylacidiphilales bacterium genome contains a region encoding:
- a CDS encoding PIN domain-containing protein gives MRQSVFLDSSAIYALADGDDSAHGKVVECYTKSRYVITHQAVLMEAFSLISKRLHRVAAVEWIGALRHSPKIEVFTLDKDLIDGSWARCVKYADKEWDWIDCASFELMERRGIKSALALDQHFRQAGFRLMIT, from the coding sequence GTGAGGCAGTCCGTTTTTCTGGATTCCAGCGCAATTTACGCCCTTGCGGATGGAGATGATTCAGCTCATGGCAAAGTGGTGGAGTGCTACACAAAAAGCCGCTATGTCATCACCCATCAGGCGGTGCTCATGGAAGCATTTTCGCTCATTTCCAAACGCCTTCACCGGGTTGCTGCGGTTGAGTGGATCGGGGCACTGCGCCATTCGCCAAAAATTGAGGTGTTTACTCTCGATAAGGATTTGATCGATGGGAGTTGGGCGCGATGCGTCAAATATGCCGACAAGGAGTGGGACTGGATTGATTGCGCCAGTTTTGAGTTAATGGAACGGCGTGGAATCAAATCGGCCCTTGCCCTGGATCAACACTTCCGCCAGGCCGGGTTTCGTTTGATGATAACTTGA
- a CDS encoding glycosyltransferase family 2 protein has product MSNEQQAELSRERGAGVGTNPDPKPLQMLSIVIPARDEEGCIESTVEHLHLELKLNGVPHEIVVVDDGSSDRTWEILIKAGDRMPELRAVKNEGRHGFGCAIQKGLDVMTGDAVVIMMADESDDCRDVVRYWQKLNEDYDYVFGSRFMKGGASSIIRGSSICSTAWPTSLSASFLPFV; this is encoded by the coding sequence ATGAGCAACGAACAACAGGCGGAGCTGAGCCGGGAACGTGGCGCAGGGGTTGGAACAAATCCGGACCCAAAGCCTCTGCAAATGCTCAGTATTGTCATTCCGGCCCGGGATGAGGAAGGGTGCATTGAATCCACCGTCGAACATTTGCATCTGGAGCTAAAATTGAATGGGGTGCCGCATGAGATTGTGGTGGTGGACGACGGCAGTTCGGACCGGACCTGGGAGATTCTTATAAAGGCCGGGGACCGGATGCCGGAACTCAGGGCGGTGAAGAACGAGGGAAGACACGGTTTTGGTTGTGCGATCCAAAAGGGTTTGGATGTCATGACGGGTGATGCGGTTGTCATCATGATGGCGGATGAGTCGGACGATTGCCGGGATGTCGTCCGCTATTGGCAAAAACTCAACGAGGACTATGACTATGTGTTCGGCAGCCGCTTCATGAAAGGCGGGGCGTCATCGATTATCCGTGGGTCAAGTATATGCTCAACCGCATGGCCAACCAGTTTGTCCGCATCCTTTTTGCCATTCGTTTGA